A genomic stretch from Leptotrichia sp. HSP-536 includes:
- a CDS encoding endonuclease MutS2: protein MEKNYDVLEFYKIVNELIDLSRLEKTKEKFLDIDIIKEKSVLDKELMLMMEMIDFYKYDDGLELTGLADITRMMNSIDIIGSYLSAEDLAVLKKNLTIFRISKSRAKNVRDKYRTIWNLFSDVEEVKDIENFISEAINDEGVLKDDASIGLRDVRRQKQNINTNIKEKFDELISNKSTQNAIQERIITQRNDRYVIAVKTDFKGLIKGIEHDRSATGSTVYIEPLNVVSLNNKLREYEAREREEIRKILLRITELVKTKKEEILEIKEILERLDFIDAKTTYSVNKKCIVPKIINKEYLKLVEARHPLIDENTVVPINFELGNPENIMLITGPNTGGKTVTLKVAGLLTIMALSGIPIPANEKTEIGYFHNVLADIGDEQSLEQNLSSFSGHVSKIKDIIENANSKSLVLMDELGSGTDPMEGAAFAMAIIDYLNKKHVTSIITTHYSEVKAYAFNTTGIKSASMEFDVETLSPTYRLLEGIPGESNALIIARKYGISEEVIENAKSYISEDNQRVEEMLKSIKEKNDELETMQAQLEATRTELDKQKSIYEQNMIKLENEKNEIIKRAYEEADNYLKNMQAKAKNLIDKINSEESKKEDAKNAQRSLNMLRESFITDKKKNVKEKKIVTQNVDFAVGEEVLVKTMNQNGKILKIMPNNRIQVQTGILKLVVSTDDIVKIQKKKTNKFKNFASLKRTSQVRGEIDLRGMNADEAIAELETYMDRAMLTGYHEIYIIHGKGTMVLRKKIHEYLRTSKYVTEFKDANQNEGGIGCTVATLK, encoded by the coding sequence ATGGAAAAAAATTATGATGTATTGGAATTTTATAAGATAGTTAATGAACTTATTGATTTATCAAGATTGGAGAAGACGAAAGAAAAGTTTCTGGATATTGATATTATAAAGGAAAAGTCAGTTTTGGATAAGGAACTTATGCTTATGATGGAGATGATTGACTTTTATAAGTATGATGATGGTTTGGAGCTTACGGGGCTTGCGGATATTACTAGAATGATGAATTCTATTGATATTATTGGGTCTTATTTGAGTGCTGAAGATTTGGCAGTTTTGAAGAAGAATTTGACAATTTTTAGAATTTCTAAAAGCAGGGCTAAGAATGTCAGGGATAAATATAGAACAATTTGGAATTTGTTTAGCGATGTTGAGGAAGTTAAGGATATTGAGAATTTTATTTCAGAAGCGATTAATGATGAAGGAGTGTTAAAGGATGATGCTTCGATTGGACTTCGTGATGTGAGAAGGCAGAAGCAGAATATTAATACGAATATTAAAGAAAAATTTGATGAGCTGATTTCCAATAAAAGTACGCAAAATGCTATTCAGGAAAGAATAATAACACAAAGAAACGACAGATATGTAATTGCGGTAAAGACTGATTTTAAAGGGCTTATAAAAGGAATAGAACACGATAGGTCTGCGACAGGAAGTACAGTTTACATTGAACCTTTAAATGTTGTTTCGTTAAATAATAAATTACGTGAATATGAGGCTCGTGAGCGTGAGGAAATTAGAAAAATACTGCTTAGAATTACAGAACTTGTAAAAACGAAAAAGGAAGAAATTCTGGAAATTAAGGAAATTTTGGAAAGACTGGACTTTATTGATGCGAAAACGACTTATTCGGTTAATAAGAAATGTATTGTTCCAAAAATTATTAATAAGGAATATTTGAAACTGGTTGAAGCAAGACATCCGTTAATTGATGAAAATACAGTTGTACCAATTAATTTTGAACTTGGGAATCCTGAAAATATAATGCTTATTACTGGTCCTAATACTGGAGGGAAGACAGTAACATTGAAAGTGGCTGGTCTTCTTACAATTATGGCATTATCTGGTATTCCAATTCCTGCAAATGAAAAAACGGAGATTGGATATTTTCATAATGTACTGGCTGACATTGGGGACGAACAAAGTCTGGAGCAAAACTTATCATCATTTTCAGGGCATGTAAGCAAAATAAAAGATATAATTGAAAATGCAAACAGTAAATCGCTTGTATTAATGGATGAATTGGGAAGTGGAACTGATCCAATGGAAGGGGCGGCTTTTGCAATGGCAATCATTGATTATCTGAACAAAAAGCATGTAACTTCAATAATTACAACCCATTACAGCGAAGTAAAAGCCTATGCCTTTAATACAACAGGAATTAAAAGTGCATCAATGGAATTTGACGTGGAAACATTATCTCCAACGTACAGACTGCTGGAAGGAATACCGGGAGAAAGTAACGCTCTTATAATTGCAAGAAAATACGGAATTAGCGAAGAAGTAATTGAAAATGCGAAAAGCTACATAAGTGAAGATAATCAGCGTGTCGAAGAAATGCTAAAATCAATAAAGGAAAAAAATGATGAGCTGGAAACAATGCAGGCACAATTAGAAGCGACAAGAACTGAACTTGACAAGCAAAAAAGCATTTATGAGCAAAATATGATAAAACTTGAAAACGAAAAAAATGAAATTATAAAACGTGCCTACGAAGAAGCTGACAATTACTTGAAAAACATGCAAGCAAAAGCTAAAAACCTAATTGACAAAATTAACAGCGAGGAATCTAAAAAAGAAGATGCTAAAAACGCTCAAAGAAGCCTGAATATGCTACGTGAATCATTTATTACGGATAAAAAGAAAAATGTAAAGGAAAAGAAAATCGTTACTCAAAATGTAGATTTTGCCGTTGGAGAAGAAGTGCTTGTAAAAACAATGAACCAAAATGGAAAAATTTTGAAAATAATGCCAAACAACCGTATTCAAGTACAAACTGGAATATTAAAGCTAGTTGTATCAACTGACGACATTGTAAAAATTCAAAAGAAAAAAACAAACAAATTCAAAAACTTCGCCTCATTAAAACGAACTTCCCAAGTACGAGGAGAAATAGACTTGCGTGGAATGAACGCCGACGAAGCAATCGCAGAACTAGAAACATACATGGACAGAGCAATGCTCACAGGTTACCACGAAATCTATATAATCCACGGAAAAGGAACAATGGTACTAAGAAAAAAAATCCACGAATACCTAAGAACTTCAAAATATGTAACAGAATTTAAAGATGCCAATCAGAATGAAGGTGGAATTGGGTGTACGGTGGCTACTTTGAAATAG
- the ppc gene encoding phosphoenolpyruvate carboxylase codes for MNLKNLPITPLPSVKLDERQENLIFHNKLFANLLGETIFRYAGLHIYEVTEKLKEASSKYYETKNQEARKNLSSFCSDLTDAEILRVIRSFSIFAALANIAEDVYQTHEQRYAKISNKLQIGTLEKSLKHLKEKGISQEKILTAMEKVSIVPVLTAHPTQVQRKSILDLTKKLTDILDKYENVKSNQIDENEWLNDLSRGIQIWWQTAMLRATKLRVTDEISNALSYYNITFFNEIPALMNKFQEIAKTLGYSEMKSQALVPLTMGMWIGGDRDGNPYVTVDTLEQSAQDQAIKLFQHYFNEVQEIYRELSMSVSLSNVTEELQKLAEAAGEVSPHRTREPYRRALTAIRDRLLATAYNLCDYNRDLLPPKRENGLDIPYKSVSEFTDDLVTVAESLKKNNSEFLAKGKLTNLISATKIFGFHLATIDLRQDSSVHEVCVAELLKSANILEDYLSLSENARCEILLRELEYDPRILSDSTIPQSEMLASELAIFRKTKSLRDRFGNKIIEKNLISHATSVSDMLEIAILLKEANLAKGYNGNEFCDLQIVPLFETVEDLIAAPDILRKWFNLPLVQKWMEKNGRKQEVMLGYSDSNKDGGYLSSSWSLYKAQKELTAIGREFDVEISFFHGRGGTVGRGGGPSYEAILAQPEGSTHGTIRLTEQGEVIGAKYGNPDLGFKNLEALVSAALESCALTDEDANWQEYEQIIEEVSDLSYYAYRDLVYNTEGFSNFFFEVTPINFIAGLNIGSRPSSRKKAQTLESLRAIPWVFSWSQARIMLPGWYGVGTAFTRWINNDDKKLEIFQKMYNEWPFFKSTISNVEMVLSKSDLSIFGEYVKLASNQETAKKIFKEIEKEWILTTNILKKITQKNVLLADNPELVSSLRNRLPYFDSMNYLQIELIKRSRAGDDSEELRKAIHISINGLATGLRNSG; via the coding sequence ATGAATCTTAAAAATTTACCGATAACTCCTCTACCGTCAGTTAAACTTGATGAACGTCAGGAAAATTTGATTTTTCATAATAAACTGTTTGCAAATCTTTTAGGCGAAACAATTTTTAGATATGCGGGTTTACATATTTACGAAGTTACTGAAAAATTAAAGGAGGCTTCCAGTAAATATTATGAAACAAAAAATCAGGAAGCTAGAAAAAACTTATCGTCTTTCTGTTCAGATCTTACTGATGCGGAAATTTTACGTGTAATAAGAAGTTTTTCAATTTTTGCGGCACTTGCTAATATTGCCGAAGACGTGTACCAAACTCATGAACAGCGATATGCGAAAATTTCCAACAAATTACAAATCGGAACTCTTGAAAAATCATTGAAACATTTGAAAGAAAAAGGCATCAGTCAGGAAAAGATATTGACAGCTATGGAAAAAGTTTCAATTGTTCCTGTTTTAACGGCGCATCCAACACAAGTTCAAAGAAAAAGTATTTTGGATTTGACAAAAAAATTAACGGATATTCTGGATAAATATGAAAATGTAAAATCTAATCAGATTGATGAGAATGAATGGTTAAATGACTTGAGCCGTGGCATTCAAATCTGGTGGCAGACTGCGATGCTGCGTGCAACAAAATTACGTGTGACAGATGAAATAAGCAATGCTTTAAGTTACTACAATATTACATTTTTTAATGAAATTCCTGCATTAATGAATAAATTTCAGGAAATTGCAAAAACTTTGGGATACTCGGAAATGAAATCTCAAGCTCTTGTGCCACTTACAATGGGAATGTGGATTGGTGGAGACAGGGATGGGAATCCTTATGTTACAGTAGATACTTTGGAACAGTCGGCACAGGATCAGGCTATAAAATTGTTTCAGCACTATTTTAACGAGGTACAGGAAATTTACCGAGAGCTGTCAATGTCGGTATCTTTATCAAATGTAACAGAAGAATTACAAAAATTAGCGGAAGCTGCAGGAGAAGTTTCACCACACCGTACTCGTGAGCCATATCGCCGTGCATTGACAGCAATAAGAGACCGTTTGCTTGCAACAGCCTACAATCTTTGTGATTACAACCGTGATTTATTGCCTCCAAAAAGAGAAAATGGACTTGACATACCTTATAAATCAGTTAGTGAATTTACAGATGATCTGGTAACTGTAGCAGAATCTCTTAAAAAGAATAACAGTGAATTTTTGGCAAAAGGAAAGTTGACAAACTTAATAAGTGCAACAAAAATATTTGGATTTCATCTTGCAACGATTGATTTAAGACAGGATTCCAGCGTTCATGAAGTCTGTGTAGCAGAACTTCTAAAAAGCGCAAATATTTTGGAAGATTATTTAAGTTTATCAGAAAATGCCCGATGTGAAATTTTATTAAGAGAACTAGAATACGATCCTAGAATTTTAAGCGACTCCACTATTCCTCAAAGTGAAATGCTGGCTTCGGAGCTTGCAATTTTTAGAAAAACAAAATCTTTAAGAGACCGTTTTGGAAATAAAATTATTGAAAAAAATCTAATTTCTCACGCCACAAGCGTTTCTGATATGCTCGAAATAGCAATTTTATTAAAAGAAGCCAATCTTGCAAAAGGTTACAACGGGAATGAGTTCTGTGATTTACAAATCGTACCGCTTTTTGAAACAGTGGAAGATTTAATCGCAGCTCCTGATATTTTGAGAAAATGGTTTAATTTGCCGTTAGTTCAGAAATGGATGGAAAAAAACGGAAGAAAGCAGGAAGTTATGCTAGGATATTCAGACAGTAACAAAGATGGTGGGTATTTAAGCTCAAGCTGGTCTTTATATAAGGCACAAAAAGAACTGACTGCAATCGGACGTGAATTTGACGTGGAAATTTCATTCTTTCATGGACGTGGCGGAACGGTCGGACGTGGGGGAGGACCAAGCTACGAAGCCATTTTAGCACAGCCTGAAGGGAGTACACACGGAACAATCCGACTTACAGAACAGGGAGAAGTAATCGGAGCAAAATACGGAAATCCTGATTTAGGATTCAAAAATCTGGAAGCCTTAGTTTCTGCAGCTTTAGAATCCTGTGCCTTGACAGATGAAGATGCAAATTGGCAAGAATACGAACAGATTATTGAAGAAGTTTCTGATTTAAGCTATTATGCCTACCGTGATTTAGTTTATAATACTGAAGGCTTTTCAAACTTTTTCTTTGAAGTTACCCCGATAAACTTTATTGCAGGGCTAAATATAGGCTCAAGACCTTCTTCACGTAAAAAAGCTCAGACATTAGAAAGTTTAAGAGCTATTCCATGGGTATTTTCATGGTCTCAAGCTAGAATAATGTTGCCAGGATGGTACGGTGTCGGAACGGCATTTACAAGATGGATTAATAATGATGATAAAAAATTGGAAATTTTCCAAAAAATGTACAACGAATGGCCATTTTTCAAATCAACAATTTCAAATGTAGAAATGGTACTTTCAAAATCAGACTTATCAATTTTTGGTGAATATGTAAAACTGGCAAGCAATCAAGAAACTGCTAAAAAAATTTTTAAGGAAATAGAAAAAGAATGGATTTTGACAACTAACATTTTAAAAAAAATTACCCAAAAAAACGTTCTTCTTGCAGACAACCCAGAACTTGTCAGCAGTTTACGAAATCGTTTACCATACTTTGATTCAATGAATTACTTACAAATTGAGCTAATAAAACGCTCAAGAGCTGGAGATGATTCCGAAGAACTTCGAAAAGCGATCCATATTTCCATAAATGGTTTGGCAACAGGTCTTCGTAACAGCGGATAA